A window of the Buchnera aphidicola (Aphis glycines) genome harbors these coding sequences:
- the coaE gene encoding dephospho-CoA kinase (Dephospho-CoA kinase (CoaE) performs the final step in coenzyme A biosynthesis.) yields the protein MTYIVALTGGIGSGKTTISNSFKKIGINIIDTDIIGKKIIEKNIKIFHSIKKKFGNNILNSNQSINRKLLRKYIFNDKQNKLWLENMLIPEIYKESKKQIRSSNSIWCLWVVPLLIEKKLDKIADRILVVDTPVKTQIKRIMIRDEISLYQAQKIIYQQTDRKKRILIADDIILNNNKNMRMLDIYVHYLNYFYTYLFNKYKRKNYKKSIFKKNYLTKLY from the coding sequence ATGACTTATATTGTAGCACTTACTGGAGGTATTGGTAGCGGAAAAACTACTATTTCTAATAGTTTTAAAAAAATAGGTATAAACATTATTGATACCGACATTATCGGAAAAAAAATAATAGAAAAAAACATAAAAATATTTCACTCTATTAAAAAAAAATTTGGAAATAACATATTAAATTCAAATCAATCAATAAATCGAAAATTACTTAGAAAATATATTTTCAATGATAAACAAAATAAATTATGGTTAGAAAATATGTTAATTCCAGAAATTTATAAAGAAAGTAAAAAACAAATACGATCATCAAATTCAATTTGGTGTTTATGGGTTGTACCATTGCTAATTGAAAAAAAACTCGATAAAATAGCAGATCGAATTCTTGTAGTTGATACACCTGTAAAAACTCAAATAAAACGTATAATGATAAGAGATGAAATTAGTTTATATCAAGCGCAAAAAATAATTTACCAACAAACTGATAGAAAGAAAAGAATTTTGATTGCAGATGATATTATTTTAAATAACAACAAAAATATGAGAATGCTGGATATATATGTTCATTATTTAAACTATTTTTATACATATTTATTTAATAAATATAAACGCAAGAATTATAAAAAATCAATTTTCAAAAAAAATTATCTA